The proteins below come from a single Eubacterium limosum genomic window:
- a CDS encoding GntR family transcriptional regulator → MEWIIDSDRPVYKQLIEQIELRIVSGLFAPGDKLPSVREMAAEASVNPNTMQKALSELERTGLVYAQRTSGRFITEDNKMIQETKENLAIKEIENFLEKMEKLGFKKEDIITLMEREDKEGK, encoded by the coding sequence ATGGAATGGATCATTGATTCCGACCGGCCGGTATACAAACAGCTCATCGAGCAGATAGAACTCCGGATCGTTTCCGGTCTTTTCGCTCCGGGCGATAAATTGCCATCGGTCAGAGAAATGGCGGCAGAGGCTTCAGTCAATCCGAACACCATGCAGAAAGCACTTTCGGAGCTGGAGCGGACAGGCCTTGTATATGCGCAGCGGACAAGCGGCAGATTCATAACGGAGGATAATAAAATGATACAGGAAACAAAGGAAAATTTAGCGATCAAGGAAATTGAAAACTTCCTCGAAAAAATGGAAAAGCTCGGATTTAAGAAAGAGGATATCATCACACTGATGGAACGTGAGGATAAGGAGGGAAAATAA
- a CDS encoding carboxylesterase/lipase family protein, producing the protein MMKKSKRSFLISFLLALLLLLAVTGCSPAGEKNTDAQSAYATTTLGRVQGLEQDGVSVYKGIPYAKPPVGGLRFRAPEPAEPWSDTLDCTEFGSSALQPTADDIPTPDEDCLNLNVWTSAQEGEKQPVYVFIHGGAYFQGSGAKSMYDCTNFAKDGVVGVTINYRLGALGFLGLEASKAEDGTTGNFGTLDQIQALKWVKENISAFGGDPENITVGGESAGSFSVSALIMSPLAKGLFNQAIMESGCILDASAVSPYTGGDASASAAVSGAFAHSFGADDSLEGLNRLRQIDGRTLTAMSQFNMDMTLPNALSFWPVNDGVVLPVDPQKALANGDYNPVRLLVGSNKDEGLIFIPDGLEAGDYAAYAYRILGSEAAEQALARWPVDAEHTASDRARQLLTLAGFRLGATTFADTLSQSGHPVYYYEFNYSTPDNPAAYHASELPLVFGNGLDSLKLDKAGKQTAVDMHTAWVNFIKTGDPNQGTALASGVVWEPYTSQSKRVMVIDDQWSSNKMSQTDDLDFLRKTVYGK; encoded by the coding sequence ATGATGAAAAAAAGTAAACGATCATTTCTGATTTCATTTTTATTGGCTTTGCTCCTGCTTTTAGCCGTGACTGGCTGCTCGCCTGCAGGCGAAAAGAACACGGACGCTCAGTCTGCCTATGCGACGACCACCCTCGGCCGTGTCCAGGGATTGGAGCAGGACGGCGTGTCTGTTTACAAGGGCATTCCCTATGCAAAACCGCCGGTGGGCGGCCTGCGCTTCCGAGCACCCGAACCAGCAGAGCCCTGGAGCGACACCCTGGACTGTACTGAGTTTGGCTCATCGGCACTCCAGCCCACTGCAGATGATATTCCCACACCAGATGAGGACTGTCTGAACCTGAACGTATGGACCAGCGCCCAGGAGGGCGAAAAACAGCCGGTTTATGTTTTTATCCACGGCGGCGCCTATTTCCAGGGTTCTGGGGCAAAAAGCATGTATGACTGTACAAATTTTGCCAAAGACGGCGTGGTGGGCGTCACCATCAATTACCGGCTGGGCGCTCTTGGTTTTCTGGGGCTTGAGGCTTCAAAAGCTGAGGACGGCACAACAGGCAACTTTGGCACACTGGACCAGATACAGGCTCTTAAATGGGTGAAGGAAAACATCAGTGCCTTTGGCGGTGATCCTGAAAACATCACCGTCGGCGGTGAATCGGCTGGTTCCTTCAGCGTTTCAGCCCTGATCATGAGCCCCCTGGCCAAAGGGCTTTTTAATCAGGCCATTATGGAGAGCGGCTGTATTCTGGACGCTTCGGCAGTCTCGCCCTACACTGGAGGCGACGCGTCTGCGTCTGCCGCTGTCTCCGGTGCTTTTGCCCATAGCTTTGGGGCGGATGATAGTCTGGAGGGGCTTAATCGCCTGCGCCAGATCGACGGCCGCACCCTCACCGCCATGTCCCAATTTAACATGGATATGACTCTGCCCAACGCCCTGAGCTTCTGGCCAGTCAACGACGGCGTGGTGCTGCCCGTCGACCCCCAGAAGGCACTGGCCAACGGGGATTATAACCCGGTTCGCCTGTTAGTCGGAAGCAACAAGGATGAAGGTCTGATTTTTATTCCAGATGGTCTGGAGGCCGGAGATTATGCCGCCTACGCCTACCGTATTCTAGGGTCTGAAGCTGCGGAGCAAGCCCTTGCACGCTGGCCGGTCGACGCCGAACACACAGCCTCTGATAGAGCGCGGCAGCTGCTGACGCTGGCCGGTTTCCGCCTGGGTGCCACCACATTTGCCGACACCCTTAGCCAAAGCGGGCATCCGGTTTACTATTATGAATTTAACTACAGCACCCCGGATAACCCTGCAGCCTACCATGCCTCCGAGCTACCGCTTGTATTCGGCAATGGGCTTGACAGCCTGAAGCTCGACAAGGCCGGAAAACAAACTGCCGTCGACATGCACACCGCCTGGGTAAACTTCATTAAAACCGGCGATCCCAACCAGGGCACTGCCCTTGCATCCGGCGTCGTCTGGGAGCCGTACACCTCCCAGAGTAAGCGCGTCATGGTGATTGACGACCAATGGTCCTCGAACAAGATGTCTCAGACCGACGATCTGGATTTCCTAAGAAAAACCGTGTACGGTAAGTGA
- a CDS encoding ABC transporter ATP-binding protein: MNPILECIDLTKKFGTKEALSEVNCQLPRGRIIGLLGPNGSGKTTLIKTATGLLTPTSGQLLVAGMAPSVETKKIVSYLPDRTYLSDWMTVTQLIAFFDDFYDDFNSVKAYNMISDLGIDTKDRIKTMSKGTKEKVQLILVMSRDAELYLLDEPIGGVDPAARDYILGTIITNYNENATVVISTHLIADIEKVLDEVVFINQGRIVMNASVDEIREKQHKSVDELFREVFKC, from the coding sequence ATGAACCCAATTTTAGAATGCATTGACCTGACAAAGAAATTCGGCACCAAGGAAGCCTTGTCCGAAGTGAACTGTCAGCTTCCAAGAGGCCGTATCATCGGGCTTTTAGGCCCCAACGGCAGCGGCAAGACCACACTCATCAAGACAGCGACCGGGCTGCTGACCCCCACGTCCGGACAACTCCTGGTGGCGGGCATGGCTCCCTCAGTCGAGACCAAGAAGATTGTGTCCTATCTGCCAGACCGCACCTATTTAAGCGACTGGATGACCGTTACCCAGCTCATCGCCTTCTTTGATGATTTCTACGATGATTTTAACAGCGTGAAGGCCTACAATATGATCAGCGACCTGGGTATCGACACCAAGGACCGCATCAAGACCATGTCCAAGGGGACCAAGGAAAAGGTCCAGCTGATCCTGGTCATGAGCCGCGACGCAGAGCTGTATCTCCTGGATGAGCCCATCGGCGGGGTCGACCCGGCCGCGCGGGATTACATCCTGGGAACCATCATTACCAATTATAACGAAAACGCGACCGTGGTCATCTCGACCCATCTGATCGCGGATATTGAAAAGGTGCTGGACGAGGTGGTGTTCATCAACCAGGGACGCATCGTCATGAATGCCAGCGTGGATGAAATCAGAGAAAAACAGCATAAATCCGTGGATGAGCTGTTTAGAGAGGTGTTCAAATGTTAG
- the glmS gene encoding glutamine--fructose-6-phosphate transaminase (isomerizing) — translation MCGIVGYIGLNQAQKVLIDGLSKLEYRGYDSAGIAVLDKDNAIKVKKRKGRLKNLEDELEKGALTGTAGIGHTRWATHGEPSDINSHPHCSIDNRIAVVHNGIIENYIELKEELIKKGHLFVSDTDTEVIAHLLNSLYTGDMVETLRLAIDKIKGSYALGILCNEEPDRIIAVRKDSPLIVGLGEGENYIASDIPAILKYTRKVYLLDNDEIAILTRDSVTVLDESGREAGKQIFNVDWDPGDAEKGGYDHFMLKEIHEQPKAMADTLTGRCFPDKIVLDDVNLDAETMKSINRIQIVACGTAYHAGMVGKYLIEKFARVAVETEPASEYRYKDPLVDAHTLLIVISQSGETADTLAAIRLAKEKGARVLAITNVVGSSIAREADDVLYTNAGPEIAVASTKAYVTQVGCMTLLALHFGLLNGQVDKATMKRVTSGLKDTSALIEKALGDHDKIKEYAYEHFKIDDMYFIGRGLDYYTCLEGSLKAKEISYIHSDAYAAGELKHGPIALVDAGTVVIAVCTQENVFDKMLNAIKEVKARGANVMAIAKEGHDEIIPEVDQVFFIPEMDDEITPIPTVVYLQLLAYYLSVARGCDVDKPKNLAKSVTVE, via the coding sequence ATGTGTGGAATCGTTGGTTATATTGGCCTGAACCAGGCCCAGAAAGTATTGATTGATGGTCTCTCAAAGTTAGAGTACCGCGGCTATGACTCAGCTGGCATCGCAGTGCTGGACAAGGATAATGCGATCAAAGTCAAAAAACGTAAGGGCCGTCTGAAAAATTTAGAGGACGAGCTTGAAAAAGGAGCCCTGACGGGTACAGCAGGTATCGGCCATACCCGCTGGGCGACCCATGGCGAACCTTCTGATATCAACTCCCATCCCCATTGCAGCATCGACAACCGCATCGCGGTCGTCCACAATGGGATCATTGAAAACTACATCGAGCTTAAGGAAGAGCTGATCAAAAAGGGACACCTTTTCGTGTCCGATACCGACACCGAGGTCATTGCTCATCTGCTTAATTCCCTGTACACCGGGGACATGGTTGAAACTCTGCGCCTGGCCATTGACAAAATCAAAGGCTCTTACGCGCTGGGCATCCTCTGCAATGAGGAACCCGACCGCATTATCGCCGTTCGTAAGGACAGTCCACTGATCGTGGGCCTCGGCGAAGGCGAAAACTACATCGCCTCCGACATCCCTGCTATTCTGAAATATACCCGTAAGGTTTATCTGCTGGATAATGACGAGATCGCCATCCTCACCCGTGACAGCGTCACCGTGCTGGACGAATCCGGCCGTGAAGCCGGCAAGCAGATCTTTAACGTGGATTGGGACCCGGGCGACGCCGAAAAGGGCGGTTACGACCATTTTATGCTCAAGGAAATCCATGAACAGCCAAAGGCTATGGCCGATACCCTGACCGGACGCTGCTTCCCGGATAAAATCGTGCTGGACGACGTCAACCTTGATGCCGAAACCATGAAAAGTATCAACCGTATCCAGATTGTGGCCTGCGGAACCGCCTATCACGCTGGAATGGTTGGAAAATACCTGATTGAAAAATTTGCCCGAGTGGCCGTCGAAACTGAACCGGCCTCCGAGTACCGTTATAAAGACCCGCTGGTCGATGCGCACACCCTGCTCATCGTCATCAGCCAGTCCGGCGAAACCGCCGACACCTTAGCTGCTATCCGGCTGGCCAAGGAAAAGGGCGCCCGCGTCCTGGCCATCACCAACGTGGTAGGCAGCTCCATCGCCCGCGAGGCAGACGATGTGCTGTATACCAACGCCGGCCCCGAAATCGCTGTGGCTTCTACCAAAGCCTACGTGACCCAGGTTGGCTGTATGACCCTGCTGGCCCTGCATTTCGGCCTGTTAAACGGCCAGGTGGACAAAGCCACCATGAAGCGCGTCACCAGCGGCCTGAAGGATACCTCAGCCCTTATTGAAAAAGCCTTGGGTGACCACGACAAGATCAAGGAATATGCCTACGAGCACTTCAAGATTGACGATATGTATTTTATCGGGCGCGGACTGGACTACTACACCTGTCTGGAAGGCTCCCTGAAAGCCAAGGAAATTTCTTATATTCATTCCGATGCCTATGCGGCTGGTGAGCTGAAGCATGGCCCCATCGCACTGGTTGATGCGGGAACTGTCGTCATTGCGGTCTGCACCCAGGAGAACGTCTTTGATAAAATGCTCAATGCCATCAAGGAGGTAAAGGCTCGTGGCGCCAACGTCATGGCCATTGCCAAGGAAGGTCATGACGAGATTATCCCCGAAGTCGATCAGGTTTTCTTCATCCCAGAGATGGATGATGAGATCACCCCGATCCCAACAGTCGTTTATCTTCAGCTCCTGGCCTATTACCTGTCCGTTGCCAGAGGCTGCGACGTCGACAAGCCAAAGAACCTGGCAAAATCCGTCACCGTTGAATAG
- a CDS encoding DUF2284 domain-containing protein — protein MNEALRAMVEACDFEETVAVDPGQIHITQDVRDACAKNDCGHYGQNYMCPPAVGDLDHYREVVNSYTNGLLFSQVYRFKNRQDYRRMNEIMAEFEKTVEKLHRAIRKSDMEGTVFSAGCCTICAECGILTDEPCRFPDEAMPSLEASGIDVVQLTKDTGLVYNNGPKTMTIIGLILYNE, from the coding sequence ATGAACGAAGCATTGCGAGCGATGGTAGAGGCCTGCGATTTTGAGGAAACCGTGGCCGTTGACCCCGGACAGATTCACATCACCCAGGACGTCAGGGATGCCTGCGCCAAAAATGACTGTGGCCATTACGGCCAGAATTATATGTGCCCGCCGGCCGTCGGCGATCTGGACCACTACCGTGAGGTAGTGAACAGCTACACAAACGGGCTGCTGTTTTCGCAGGTGTACCGGTTTAAAAACCGGCAGGATTACCGCCGAATGAACGAGATTATGGCCGAATTTGAAAAAACTGTGGAGAAGCTGCACCGCGCTATCCGAAAATCCGATATGGAAGGGACTGTCTTTTCAGCGGGATGCTGCACCATTTGTGCGGAATGCGGCATCCTGACCGACGAGCCCTGCCGTTTCCCCGACGAGGCCATGCCCTCGCTGGAGGCGTCTGGCATCGACGTGGTTCAGCTCACCAAAGATACCGGTCTGGTCTACAATAATGGGCCAAAAACCATGACCATCATCGGCCTTATTTTATACAACGAATAA